From Tripterygium wilfordii isolate XIE 37 chromosome 13, ASM1340144v1, whole genome shotgun sequence, the proteins below share one genomic window:
- the LOC120013556 gene encoding 1-aminocyclopropane-1-carboxylate oxidase homolog 4-like translates to MHTMTLPVPYYSLYFNKKAKSLAVAEAYTNQSKESKQRTFTQYMATAAPTPAAMATASQTPPFDHLKAIKAFEDTKMGVKGLVDSGITSIPPFFIFPPQTLSDLKPNPSARPDVNGIPTVDLSEKRPSVVSQIARACRELGFIQIVNHGIPLEVMDQTIEAVKGFHEQPPEMKAPLYGRSPGTGVNFFSNVDLFQSKAASWRDTLQVRLGPDPAPAVSHLPEICRNEIVEWNLAVKKLGEHLMELLCEGLGLDKGRLKEMMFLESRVMVGHYYPHCPQPDLTLGITSHTDPGVLTILMQSQIGGLQIKHGDDWVDVKPVPGALVINIGDILQILSNDEYKSVEHRVLANPCREPRTSVGVFFNSINRDGLFGPFPELTSPEKPAVYRQFVYMDYLQRFFTKELDGRSLKDFYRLKDTELV, encoded by the exons ATGCACACTATGACACTACCCGTGCCTTATTATTCTTTGTATTTTAACAAAAAGGCAAAAAGTCTCGCAGTCGCAGAGGCGTACACGAATCAGAGCAAGGAAAGCAAACAGAGGACTTTTACGCAGTACATGGCAACAGCAGCCCCAACACCAGCGGCAATGGCCACCGCCAGTCAGACACCACCGTTCGATCATCTCAAAGCGATCAAAGCCTTCGAAGATACCAAGATGGGAGTCAAAGGACTCGTCGACTCCGGTATCACCTCTATCCCTCCCTTCTTCATTTTCCCACCCCAAACCCTTTCGGACTTGAAACCGAATCCCTCCGCCCGACCTGACGTCAATGGTATCCCTACCGTCGATCTATCCGAGAAAAGGCCTTCTGTTGTCTCGCAAATCGCGCGTGCTTGTCGCGAACTGGGTTTCATCCAGATTGTCAATCATGGAATTCCTTTGGAGGTTATGGACCAAACAATCGAAGCTGTTAAGGGATTTCATGAGCAGCCGCCGGAGATGAAGGCCCCGCTGTACGGCCGGAGTCCGGGAACGGGCGTAAATTTCTTTTCTAATGTCGATTTGTTTCAATCTAAAGCAGCAAGTTGGAG GGATACTTTGCAGGTTAGGCTAGGTCCAGATCCAGCACCTGCGGTGTCACATCTCCCGGAGATATGTAGGAATGAGATTGTGGAATGGAACTTAGCAGTCAAAAAACTTGGAGAGCACTTGATGGAGCTGTTATGTGAGGGGTTAGGATTGGATAAAGGAAGGTTGAAAGAGATGATGTTCTTAGAATCACGAGTCATGGTCGGACACTACTATCCGCACTGTCCTCAACCAGATTTGACTCTCGGGATCACGTCTCATACAGACCCGGGAGTATTGACAATCCTTATGCAGAGCCAAATTGGTGGGTTGCAAATCAAGCACGGCGACGACTGGGTGGATGTCAAGCCCGTCCCAGGAGCACTTGTGATTAACATCGGAGACATACTTCAG ATTCTTTCAAACGATGAATATAAGAGTGTAGAGCATAGAGTGTTGGCTAATCCTTGCCGTGAACCACGAACTTCAGTTGGAGTTTTTTTCAACAGTATCAATAGAGATGGCTTGTTTGGACCATTCCCTGAGCTGACGTCGCCGGAGAAGCCTGCCGTTTATCGACAATTTGTATATATGGATTACTTGCAAAGGTTCTTCACAAAAGAGTTGGATGGCAGATCTTTGAAAGATTTTTATAGGCTGAAAGACACAGAGTTGGTGTAA